One genomic window of Campylobacter curvus includes the following:
- a CDS encoding TonB-dependent receptor domain-containing protein, translating to MSGNRLKLSLIALLILNAGGLFAADEKDVKLDSIEVIGTTPDDDVKTKKVGETKKSAETLSKQQVSDSRDLVKYETGVTVVEAGRFGASGYAIRGVDENRVAITIDGLHQAETLSSQGFRELFEGYGNFNNTRNGVEMENVKLATITKGADSIKTGSGALGGSVMFETKDARDYLIDKNWYFGFKNGYQSRDSQNFRSISAAARVKWFDILVINTNRNGHETKNYFYDIYSPEEDRHKVGREREKVDPYNITRKSTMIKIGFQPSEEHRFSVMHDDSKIGSVGEDFSYTLRPSTMTNIFYDGGRVNNDKSTRTNTQYTYESFVETPFWDSFKISYSKQKITNTARTDEFCTGSECREVQNPQGLHIDSGGGAHKTVDKSGNELTAEYDYGTTIKNSAGQELHQGTDYQEYSIERTYLDCSKIDCTKKFKVLQKTDEEWSSVYRFVERDIEIIERNGKKYGYIKTKTKDLGWTTAKEDTSFIVPGRAGRHVSFYNDRDLNTDTKQFNIDFDKEFTLLGTEHSMKYGMLYSKTNKSMVNKDGFRGGNIQWWSDWFIGSDSTPDANGIYQPNPGNWPNGSNVKQNTNDIHSYLVPVTTKTSAFYIGDDMKIADWLGFDLNYRYDKVKHQPKYNSNIPIPHGMIVGIFVPVPYNCDPYANGAYNSPCVLENLRQNLAILLQDKEFKSDSYSLGVNLDPLSFMRFQVKYSKGFRAPTADEMYMTFKHPSFSISPNINLKAEIAKTKEAALTFYKNQSFASFSVFKTDYENFIDLAYLGEKPVDIGSGIAYPFWQNINRDKAKVTGFEINSRLELDEISSSLRGFRVGYKFTHQKGRMNDTIPMNAIQPTTSVYTLGYSTPGDKYGIDFYITDVGEKKADDTYNMYWESQRDAGKIVKGKPVTDSTIAWRSGNYTILDMIAYAKPIKNFTFGFGLYNITDQKYMTWDLARSIRAVGTNNMINQDTGVGIKRFYAPGRNFKFTWEIKF from the coding sequence ATGAGTGGCAACAGATTAAAGTTGTCTTTGATTGCTTTATTGATCCTAAACGCAGGAGGGTTATTCGCAGCAGACGAAAAGGATGTAAAGCTAGATAGTATCGAAGTTATCGGCACGACGCCTGATGACGATGTGAAGACCAAAAAGGTCGGAGAGACTAAGAAGAGCGCTGAGACGCTTAGCAAACAGCAGGTTTCAGACAGTAGAGACCTCGTAAAATACGAAACCGGCGTAACGGTCGTAGAGGCGGGAAGATTTGGCGCTAGCGGATATGCCATACGTGGTGTAGACGAAAACCGCGTAGCTATCACTATCGATGGGCTTCATCAGGCCGAGACGCTTTCGTCTCAAGGCTTTAGAGAGCTATTCGAAGGATACGGAAATTTTAACAATACCCGCAACGGCGTAGAGATGGAAAACGTCAAGCTAGCTACCATAACAAAAGGTGCCGACTCTATAAAGACAGGCTCAGGTGCACTTGGTGGCTCTGTGATGTTTGAGACCAAAGATGCAAGGGATTATCTGATAGATAAGAACTGGTATTTTGGTTTTAAAAATGGTTACCAAAGTAGAGATAGTCAAAATTTTAGATCCATTAGCGCTGCTGCCAGGGTCAAGTGGTTTGATATATTAGTCATAAATACAAACAGGAACGGACACGAAACAAAGAATTATTTTTACGATATATATTCTCCTGAAGAAGATAGGCATAAAGTTGGTAGAGAAAGGGAAAAGGTAGATCCATATAACATAACTCGCAAAAGCACTATGATAAAAATAGGCTTTCAACCAAGCGAAGAGCATAGATTTAGTGTAATGCATGATGATTCCAAAATAGGTTCAGTAGGGGAAGACTTTTCTTATACATTAAGACCAAGCACTATGACAAATATATTTTACGATGGAGGTAGAGTAAATAACGACAAATCAACTAGAACGAATACACAATATACTTATGAGAGCTTTGTAGAGACTCCTTTTTGGGATAGTTTTAAGATATCATACTCTAAACAAAAGATAACAAATACCGCCAGAACTGATGAATTTTGTACTGGCTCAGAGTGTAGAGAGGTACAAAATCCACAAGGGCTACATATTGATAGCGGTGGTGGAGCTCATAAAACGGTTGATAAAAGTGGTAATGAACTAACGGCAGAGTATGATTATGGAACTACCATTAAAAATTCTGCTGGACAAGAGCTTCATCAAGGAACTGACTATCAAGAGTATTCGATAGAAAGGACATATCTTGACTGTTCTAAAATAGACTGCACAAAGAAATTTAAGGTTCTTCAAAAGACAGATGAAGAATGGAGTAGCGTTTATAGATTTGTAGAAAGAGATATAGAAATCATAGAAAGAAATGGTAAAAAATATGGTTATATCAAAACTAAAACAAAAGATTTAGGATGGACTACCGCAAAAGAAGATACATCATTTATAGTTCCAGGCAGAGCTGGTCGCCACGTGAGTTTTTATAATGATAGGGATCTAAACACTGATACAAAGCAATTCAATATAGATTTTGATAAAGAATTTACACTACTAGGTACAGAGCACTCTATGAAATACGGTATGCTTTATAGTAAAACAAATAAAAGTATGGTGAATAAAGATGGATTTAGAGGAGGTAATATCCAGTGGTGGTCTGATTGGTTTATAGGATCGGATAGCACTCCTGATGCAAATGGGATTTACCAGCCAAATCCGGGAAATTGGCCAAATGGCTCAAATGTAAAACAAAATACAAACGATATCCACAGCTATCTTGTACCCGTAACCACTAAAACTTCTGCATTTTATATCGGTGACGATATGAAGATTGCGGATTGGCTAGGATTTGATTTAAATTATAGATATGATAAAGTCAAACATCAGCCAAAATATAATAGCAATATTCCTATACCACACGGAATGATAGTGGGTATCTTTGTGCCAGTACCATATAATTGCGATCCTTATGCCAATGGCGCCTACAATTCTCCTTGTGTGTTAGAAAATCTTAGACAAAATTTAGCGATATTGCTACAAGATAAAGAATTTAAGAGCGACTCTTATTCACTTGGTGTAAATTTAGACCCTTTGTCTTTTATGAGATTTCAAGTGAAGTATTCAAAAGGTTTTCGTGCTCCAACAGCAGATGAGATGTATATGACTTTTAAACATCCAAGTTTTTCTATCTCGCCAAATATTAATCTAAAAGCTGAGATAGCAAAGACAAAAGAAGCTGCTCTTACTTTTTATAAAAATCAAAGCTTTGCTAGTTTTAGTGTTTTTAAGACTGACTATGAAAATTTTATAGATCTAGCATATCTTGGAGAAAAGCCTGTTGATATTGGTAGCGGTATAGCTTATCCTTTTTGGCAAAATATAAATAGAGATAAAGCAAAAGTAACTGGATTTGAGATAAATTCTCGATTGGAGCTAGATGAAATTTCATCTTCACTAAGGGGCTTTAGAGTAGGATACAAATTTACTCATCAAAAAGGCAGGATGAATGATACTATCCCCATGAATGCCATTCAGCCTACAACTTCTGTATATACGCTAGGCTACTCTACACCGGGTGATAAATACGGTATAGATTTTTATATAACAGATGTAGGGGAGAAAAAGGCGGATGATACTTATAATATGTATTGGGAAAGTCAAAGAGATGCAGGAAAGATAGTAAAAGGAAAACCTGTAACCGATAGTACTATAGCATGGAGAAGTGGTAATTATACCATTTTAGACATGATAGCTTATGCTAAGCCTATTAAAAATTTCACATTTGGCTTTGGGCTTTACAATATAACCGACCAAAAATATATGACTTGGGATTTAGCTAGATCGATAAGGGCAGTTGGTACCAATAACATGATTAACCAAGATACGGGCGTTGGTATCAAAAGATTTTACGCTCCGGGCAGGAATTTCAAATTTACATGGGAGATCAAATTTTAA
- the tsaD gene encoding tRNA (adenosine(37)-N6)-threonylcarbamoyltransferase complex transferase subunit TsaD codes for MILGIESSCDDSSVALLDIKNLKLLYHKKISQESEHSPFGGVVPELAARLHTKALPALLEEIKPKFKEIKAIAVTNEPGLSVSLIGGVSMAKALSVALNVPLIAVNHLVGHIYSLFLGCEAKFPLGVLLVSGGHTMVLDIDTAGKISLLAGTSDDSFGESFDKVAKMMQLGYPGGAAVQNLAQQCKDKQRFKFTIPLLHDKRLEYSFSGLKNQVRLEIEKIKGQNLAGATDRELSNDDMADICYAFENAACAHIMDKLTKIFKERQFKRFGIVGGASANLNLRSRIERLCLESGCELLLAPLEFCSDNAAMIARAGREKYLKGEFVKHNELNINPRVKF; via the coding sequence ATGATACTTGGTATAGAAAGCAGCTGCGACGATAGCTCGGTTGCGCTTTTGGATATCAAAAATTTAAAGCTGCTTTATCATAAAAAGATCTCTCAAGAAAGCGAGCACAGCCCCTTTGGCGGCGTAGTGCCGGAGCTTGCCGCGAGGCTTCATACAAAGGCACTGCCGGCGCTACTTGAAGAGATAAAGCCAAAATTTAAAGAGATAAAGGCTATCGCCGTCACAAATGAGCCCGGCCTTAGCGTGAGCCTGATAGGAGGCGTGAGCATGGCAAAGGCCCTTAGTGTGGCGCTAAATGTGCCGCTCATCGCCGTAAATCATCTGGTGGGGCATATCTATTCGCTGTTTTTGGGCTGCGAGGCGAAATTCCCACTTGGCGTCTTGCTGGTAAGCGGCGGGCATACGATGGTGCTTGACATCGATACGGCGGGTAAAATTTCACTGCTTGCCGGCACTAGCGACGATAGCTTTGGTGAGAGCTTTGATAAGGTGGCTAAGATGATGCAGCTTGGCTACCCTGGCGGCGCGGCGGTGCAAAATTTAGCGCAGCAATGCAAAGACAAGCAGAGGTTTAAATTTACTATCCCGCTTTTGCACGATAAACGGCTGGAGTATAGCTTTTCCGGGCTTAAAAACCAAGTGAGGCTTGAGATAGAAAAGATAAAAGGCCAAAATTTAGCAGGCGCGACAGATCGCGAGCTCTCAAACGACGATATGGCGGACATTTGCTACGCTTTTGAAAATGCAGCCTGCGCGCACATCATGGATAAGCTGACTAAAATTTTCAAAGAGCGCCAGTTTAAGCGCTTTGGCATCGTGGGTGGAGCGAGTGCGAACCTGAATTTACGCTCTCGTATCGAGCGACTATGCCTTGAAAGCGGTTGCGAGCTACTTTTAGCTCCGCTTGAATTTTGCTCCGATAACGCCGCGATGATAGCACGCGCGGGCCGCGAGAAATACCTAAAAGGCGAGTTTGTGAAGCATAACGAGCTAAACATCAACCCGCGTGTGAAATTTTGA
- a CDS encoding phosphatidate cytidylyltransferase gives MTSRIVTGVLMLAAVLIVFFINSYILNFVLLGIVLYFAFCEALKLYGIEHKQLVFIALVFYSLTFFTNPIFIAMLAIMLVASVLAHVKSQSLSSVLPFIYPTTPIFMMWMLYSEYGLGYLVWLILSVAASDTAAYFTGKAVGKHPFSPSSPNKTIEGVAGGVIAGTIVGTICGNLVMDGFLQIIFTSFLVCVFAIWGDLFESYLKRAGGVKDSGGLFPGHGGMLDRIDGYLFGVVALLWALSW, from the coding sequence ATGACATCTCGTATCGTAACGGGCGTGCTTATGCTAGCGGCTGTCTTGATAGTATTTTTCATAAACAGCTATATTTTAAATTTCGTCTTGCTAGGCATCGTGCTTTATTTTGCATTTTGCGAGGCGCTCAAGCTCTACGGTATCGAGCATAAGCAGCTAGTTTTCATAGCGCTTGTTTTTTATTCGCTCACATTTTTTACAAACCCTATATTTATCGCGATGCTGGCTATCATGCTAGTAGCCTCAGTGCTGGCGCATGTCAAGAGCCAGAGCTTAAGCAGTGTTTTGCCTTTCATCTATCCGACTACGCCGATATTTATGATGTGGATGCTTTACTCGGAGTATGGTCTAGGGTATCTGGTATGGCTCATTTTGAGCGTCGCAGCCAGCGATACTGCGGCCTATTTTACCGGCAAGGCCGTCGGCAAGCACCCCTTTAGTCCAAGCTCTCCGAACAAAACGATAGAGGGCGTCGCAGGCGGCGTGATAGCCGGCACCATAGTCGGCACGATTTGCGGCAACCTCGTGATGGACGGCTTTTTACAGATCATCTTTACTAGCTTTTTAGTCTGCGTTTTTGCCATTTGGGGCGATCTTTTCGAGAGCTATCTAAAGCGCGCCGGTGGGGTCAAGGACAGCGGCGGGCTTTTCCCGGGACATGGCGGTATGCTTGACAGGATAGACGGATATCTATTTGGCGTCGTTGCACTTCTTTGGGCGCTTTCGTGGTAA
- a CDS encoding uracil-xanthine permease family protein has protein sequence MQKYEGYHFSLKDSIIGVQFLFVAFGALVLVPILTGLDANVALFTAGLGTLLFQIITRKNVPPIFLASSFAFIAPMTFSIKEWGVAATMGGVVFAGLFYVVLSFIVRFRGEGFLHKILPPVVVGPVIMTIGLILSPAAVNMAMGKGQSAYAQTEALIVAGISLVATIIVMMIGRGILRLVPILCGILVGYVAAYFFGMVNFVPIIEAAWFKLPNFSAPSFELDAILYMIPIAIAPAIEHIGDMLAISNVTKENFLKNPGLKNTLLGDGLATSLAAFFGGPPNTTYSEVTGAVSITKAYNPGVMTWTSITAIVLAFVGKLGAALSTIPAPVIGGIMLLLFGIIASVGMETLIKNKVDLADPRNMIIVALIFVFAIGGMVLDFGVVSFTGIGLGAVTGIVLNLFLPKSRHYEGY, from the coding sequence ATGCAAAAATATGAGGGCTATCACTTTAGTCTAAAAGATAGCATCATCGGCGTTCAGTTTTTGTTCGTGGCGTTTGGCGCACTTGTGTTGGTGCCGATACTAACGGGGCTTGACGCGAACGTAGCGCTTTTTACGGCGGGCCTTGGCACACTGCTTTTTCAGATAATAACGCGCAAAAACGTTCCGCCGATATTTTTGGCGAGCTCGTTTGCATTTATCGCGCCGATGACTTTTAGCATAAAGGAGTGGGGCGTAGCGGCTACCATGGGCGGCGTGGTGTTTGCCGGACTTTTTTACGTGGTGCTAAGCTTCATCGTGCGCTTTCGCGGCGAGGGCTTTTTACATAAAATTTTACCGCCCGTGGTCGTGGGCCCCGTGATAATGACCATAGGTCTCATCCTCTCGCCGGCAGCCGTGAATATGGCGATGGGTAAAGGCCAAAGCGCCTATGCGCAGACCGAGGCGCTCATAGTGGCGGGCATCTCACTAGTAGCCACGATAATCGTAATGATGATAGGGCGCGGTATCTTACGCCTGGTGCCGATACTTTGCGGCATACTCGTGGGTTATGTGGCGGCTTATTTTTTCGGGATGGTAAATTTCGTCCCGATTATTGAGGCGGCTTGGTTTAAGCTGCCAAATTTCAGCGCCCCAAGCTTCGAGCTAGACGCGATCCTCTACATGATACCTATCGCGATCGCCCCTGCTATCGAGCATATCGGCGATATGCTAGCTATCTCGAACGTAACGAAGGAAAATTTCCTCAAAAATCCCGGACTTAAAAACACGCTGCTTGGCGACGGGCTGGCGACATCGCTGGCTGCCTTTTTCGGAGGTCCGCCAAATACGACATACTCGGAGGTAACGGGCGCAGTCAGCATAACAAAGGCCTATAATCCGGGGGTCATGACATGGACCTCAATAACGGCTATCGTGCTGGCCTTTGTCGGTAAGCTAGGAGCCGCGCTCTCTACTATCCCGGCTCCGGTGATCGGCGGTATAATGCTGCTGCTTTTTGGCATAATCGCAAGCGTAGGCATGGAGACGCTGATAAAAAACAAAGTCGATCTGGCCGATCCTAGAAACATGATCATCGTCGCGCTCATCTTTGTCTTTGCCATAGGCGGTATGGTGCTTGATTTTGGAGTGGTGAGCTTTACTGGTATCGGACTTGGCGCGGTCACCGGCATAGTTTTAAATTTATTCTTGCCAAAGAGCAGGCATTACGAGGGCTACTAG
- a CDS encoding class I SAM-dependent methyltransferase, with protein sequence MILKSNFDEIDFNELYKAQRAKSSFGAKTKTDWDAKAAKFNDGILQSDYILEFLRRVDFTGVHSVLDFACGPGGLSCLAAQKVQHVVACDFSQQMLKFVRENAADLGLTNVTTLQRSFDDDWSDIEPTDVVFASRCLEVSDICATLARLISKANRALYLTFKVGGMFVDSELLDVIERDVAPRPDFIYVINILVQMGYHPEISYINSCCRESVQSAEELIKKVEWGLHDTLNDAEKTRLKRYFERGGKTHKNVMNWAFMKVNTI encoded by the coding sequence ATGATATTAAAATCAAACTTCGACGAGATCGACTTTAACGAGCTTTACAAAGCCCAGCGTGCGAAAAGCTCATTTGGCGCAAAGACCAAGACCGACTGGGACGCAAAGGCGGCTAAATTTAACGACGGTATCCTGCAAAGTGACTACATTTTGGAGTTTTTGCGACGTGTCGATTTTACGGGCGTGCATTCGGTGCTTGACTTCGCGTGCGGACCGGGCGGGCTTAGCTGTCTTGCCGCACAAAAGGTGCAGCACGTGGTGGCATGTGATTTTTCGCAGCAGATGCTAAAATTTGTCCGCGAAAATGCCGCGGATCTGGGGCTTACGAACGTAACGACACTGCAAAGATCCTTTGACGATGATTGGAGCGACATCGAACCAACCGACGTCGTCTTTGCCTCGCGCTGCCTTGAAGTGAGCGACATATGCGCCACGCTGGCTAGGCTCATCTCAAAGGCAAACCGTGCGCTTTATCTCACGTTTAAAGTGGGCGGGATGTTCGTAGATAGCGAGCTTTTGGACGTCATAGAACGAGACGTCGCGCCGCGTCCGGACTTTATCTACGTCATAAATATTCTGGTTCAAATGGGCTATCATCCAGAAATAAGCTATATAAATAGCTGCTGCCGTGAGAGCGTGCAGAGTGCCGAGGAGTTGATAAAAAAGGTCGAGTGGGGACTGCACGATACGCTAAATGACGCTGAAAAAACGCGGCTTAAACGGTATTTTGAGCGCGGCGGCAAAACTCATAAAAACGTGATGAACTGGGCGTTTATGAAGGTAAATACGATCTAG
- a CDS encoding NFACT RNA binding domain-containing protein: MKYAHLVQIAAFLSKFKKINSIKRVGDMLLLIEFEREDIFFDLAKSGSAIYKDENFKQTKIYQAPFDNVLKKRLNSAHIQSVECLKNNRILKFTCTQSGSYKSLVTKLYLEFTGRFTNAIITDEKDIILEALRHIDNSYRKIEVGEALKELEPIDIKEKPSQEIADFDKFLKDEFAKINEQNLANLRAIKLAVVQKKLESLEQDLRFLEKKDELLKQSEHYAHIGSLLLANLSYFKGYEREITLRDFDGEILNLSLEDTPKNSANDFYAKSKRLRAKALGVQLEGRNLSQKIEFLNGLRSLLQEASSVGELEILSPKRPSRQREKEARSQSENVQSFYVKDFKILVGRNEKGNVELLKNARKDDIWLHVKDAPSAHVIIKTNKTKLDEEVLRFGAKICVEFSVKGAGSYEVDYTKRENVKITSGANVNYINFKTIIINKR, translated from the coding sequence ATGAAATACGCGCATTTGGTCCAGATAGCGGCCTTTTTGTCGAAATTTAAAAAGATAAATAGCATAAAACGCGTCGGCGATATGCTGCTCTTGATAGAATTCGAGCGCGAAGATATCTTTTTTGACCTTGCAAAATCGGGCTCTGCGATATATAAAGACGAAAATTTTAAGCAAACTAAAATTTATCAAGCGCCGTTTGACAACGTCCTTAAAAAACGGCTGAATTCCGCCCATATCCAAAGTGTAGAGTGTCTGAAAAACAATAGAATTTTAAAATTTACCTGCACGCAAAGCGGCTCATACAAGAGCCTCGTCACAAAGCTTTATCTGGAATTTACCGGCCGCTTCACAAACGCCATCATCACGGACGAAAAAGACATCATCCTAGAAGCCCTGCGCCACATTGATAACAGCTACCGCAAGATCGAAGTGGGCGAGGCTTTAAAAGAGCTTGAGCCCATAGATATAAAGGAAAAACCAAGTCAAGAGATCGCGGACTTTGATAAATTTTTAAAAGATGAATTTGCTAAGATCAACGAGCAAAATTTAGCGAATTTAAGGGCGATCAAACTAGCTGTCGTGCAAAAAAAGCTTGAAAGCTTGGAGCAAGATTTACGCTTTTTGGAAAAAAAGGACGAGCTGCTTAAACAAAGCGAACATTACGCGCATATAGGCTCGCTTTTACTGGCGAATTTATCGTATTTTAAGGGCTATGAGCGCGAGATAACATTGAGGGATTTTGACGGTGAGATTTTAAATCTAAGCCTCGAAGACACACCCAAAAATAGTGCGAACGACTTTTACGCCAAGTCTAAAAGGCTTAGGGCAAAGGCGCTTGGCGTGCAGCTTGAGGGGCGGAATTTAAGCCAAAAGATAGAATTTTTAAACGGACTAAGATCGCTTTTACAAGAGGCGAGCAGTGTCGGGGAGCTTGAAATTTTAAGCCCTAAAAGACCAAGTCGCCAGAGAGAAAAAGAGGCCAGATCTCAAAGCGAAAACGTCCAAAGCTTTTATGTAAAAGATTTTAAAATTTTAGTAGGGCGCAACGAAAAGGGCAATGTCGAGCTCTTGAAAAACGCCAGGAAAGACGATATTTGGCTGCATGTAAAGGACGCTCCAAGCGCACATGTCATCATAAAAACGAACAAAACGAAGCTCGATGAAGAGGTGCTTAGATTTGGCGCTAAGATCTGCGTGGAATTTAGCGTAAAAGGTGCCGGAAGCTACGAAGTAGACTACACGAAGCGCGAAAACGTGAAGATCACGAGTGGCGCTAATGTAAACTATATCAATTTTAAGACGATCATAATAAACAAACGATGA
- the dxr gene encoding 1-deoxy-D-xylulose-5-phosphate reductoisomerase — MVILGSTGSIGTNTLEICSRHGVSVEALSCAKNIALLNEQIAKFRPKFVCVADESLASEVKILKKSQIFIGAKGLLEMLEACHSQKVVNALVGFAGLAPSLKTQELGKSLALANKESLVAGGKFLDTAKISPIDSEHFGLKFLLQNRTAPSRLVITASGGAFYRTPIKNLAKVTPSDALKHPNWSMGAKITIDSATMANKLFEVMEAFWLYGTSRIDALIEPTSMVHALVEFVDGSCTAHISRADMKLAIAHAVLENVSENVVAHADLLALKDIKFHKINLKKYPIFSLKEQVLQCPDLGVVINAANEVGVFAFLKGECGFLDISRIVLAAAKRFADVKIETKDEIFAIDAEVRKFAKRGLNAKI, encoded by the coding sequence GTGGTAATACTAGGCTCTACGGGCTCTATCGGTACGAACACTCTTGAAATTTGCTCTCGTCACGGCGTAAGCGTTGAGGCGCTAAGCTGCGCTAAAAATATCGCTCTTTTAAACGAGCAGATCGCTAAATTTAGGCCTAAATTCGTCTGTGTAGCAGATGAAAGCCTAGCTAGCGAGGTCAAAATTTTAAAAAAATCTCAAATTTTTATAGGTGCAAAGGGTCTGCTTGAGATGCTTGAGGCCTGCCACAGCCAAAAGGTGGTAAATGCTCTCGTGGGATTTGCAGGGCTCGCACCTAGTCTAAAGACGCAAGAGCTTGGCAAAAGCCTAGCACTGGCAAATAAAGAAAGCCTGGTCGCAGGCGGTAAATTTCTGGATACAGCCAAAATTTCGCCTATTGATAGCGAGCATTTCGGGCTTAAATTTTTACTGCAAAACCGCACCGCACCAAGCCGCCTCGTAATCACCGCAAGCGGCGGGGCGTTTTACCGCACGCCGATAAAAAATTTAGCCAAAGTCACGCCAAGTGACGCTTTGAAACATCCAAACTGGAGCATGGGCGCAAAGATCACGATAGATAGCGCCACGATGGCGAACAAACTCTTTGAAGTCATGGAGGCTTTTTGGCTTTACGGCACGAGCAGGATCGACGCTCTCATCGAGCCTACATCGATGGTGCATGCCTTGGTGGAGTTTGTGGACGGCTCTTGCACCGCGCATATCTCGCGTGCTGATATGAAGCTGGCTATCGCGCATGCCGTGCTTGAAAACGTGAGCGAAAATGTCGTAGCGCACGCTGATCTGCTAGCTCTTAAAGATATAAAATTTCATAAAATAAATTTAAAGAAGTATCCGATCTTTTCGCTAAAAGAGCAGGTCTTGCAGTGCCCCGATCTTGGCGTGGTGATAAATGCCGCAAACGAGGTCGGAGTGTTTGCGTTTTTAAAGGGCGAGTGCGGGTTTTTGGATATCTCTCGCATCGTTTTGGCTGCGGCGAAGAGATTTGCCGATGTGAAAATAGAGACAAAAGATGAAATTTTTGCGATCGACGCAGAGGTTAGAAAATTTGCAAAAAGGGGACTAAATGCAAAAATATGA
- a CDS encoding M99 family carboxypeptidase catalytic domain-containing protein: MKILKILAILALFCAFLQGKNLEYALIKKGVPSDNTMLLIGGIQGDEPGGFLAASIVATDYNITKGSLWVVPNLNFPSIIQRSRGTKGDMNRKFAHIDRGDPDYDAVMRIKDVITDKNVSIILNLHDGSGYYRDTFVNKDENPDKWGNTCIIDQSSLKGARYENLEGVAARVRDVINAHLLDAKHAYHIKNTHTALGDKEMLKSLTYYAVTQSKSAFANEASKNLNAEQRTYYHLLAIEEYMRVAGIEFTRPFALNVKEVKKAIEKEIRLSLFDDAFVLNIHNLKGSLNFVPLKKGELRYSSSNPLIAVLKDGNGYKVQYGNRFVTKLNPQYFEYAPVLKDIALVADGKQISAKSGDKISLKNSFKILKIPSVRTNVIGYSGKSGDEAGEEIAKRQMSGSYAVDKESKVYRVEFYRNDGGADKFAGMILVEFK; this comes from the coding sequence GTGAAAATTTTAAAAATTTTGGCTATTTTGGCGCTGTTTTGCGCATTTTTACAAGGTAAAAATTTAGAATACGCGCTCATCAAAAAGGGCGTGCCAAGCGACAATACGATGCTTTTGATAGGCGGCATACAAGGCGATGAGCCGGGAGGATTTCTGGCCGCTTCTATCGTGGCGACGGACTACAACATCACAAAAGGCAGCCTCTGGGTCGTGCCAAATCTAAATTTCCCAAGCATCATCCAGCGAAGCCGCGGCACCAAAGGCGACATGAACCGTAAATTTGCGCACATCGACAGGGGCGATCCAGACTATGACGCGGTAATGCGCATCAAAGACGTGATAACGGACAAAAACGTATCTATCATCTTAAATTTACACGATGGCAGCGGGTATTACCGCGACACTTTCGTAAATAAGGACGAAAATCCTGACAAATGGGGCAATACCTGCATAATAGATCAAAGCAGTCTAAAGGGCGCTAGGTACGAAAATTTAGAGGGCGTAGCGGCTAGGGTGAGAGACGTCATAAACGCTCATTTACTCGACGCCAAGCATGCTTATCACATCAAAAACACACACACCGCACTTGGCGATAAAGAGATGCTAAAGAGCCTCACGTATTACGCTGTGACGCAGAGCAAGTCGGCATTTGCAAACGAAGCGAGCAAAAATTTAAACGCCGAGCAGCGCACCTACTATCATCTGCTGGCCATCGAGGAATACATGCGCGTAGCGGGGATAGAATTTACGCGACCTTTCGCGCTGAACGTAAAGGAGGTGAAAAAGGCGATAGAAAAGGAGATCCGCCTGAGTCTCTTTGACGATGCTTTCGTGCTGAATATCCACAATCTAAAAGGCAGTCTAAATTTCGTCCCGCTAAAAAAGGGCGAGCTAAGATACAGCTCGTCAAACCCTCTCATCGCCGTTTTAAAGGACGGTAACGGCTACAAGGTGCAGTATGGAAACCGCTTTGTGACAAAGCTAAATCCGCAGTATTTCGAGTATGCACCCGTTTTAAAAGATATCGCGCTGGTCGCTGATGGCAAGCAAATTTCAGCCAAAAGCGGGGATAAAATTTCGCTCAAAAACAGCTTTAAAATTTTAAAGATCCCTAGCGTGCGCACAAATGTCATCGGATACAGCGGCAAGAGTGGCGACGAGGCGGGCGAGGAGATAGCTAAAAGGCAAATGAGCGGCTCTTATGCCGTCGATAAAGAAAGCAAAGTCTACCGCGTGGAATTTTACCGAAACGATGGCGGCGCCGATAAATTTGCCGGTATGATCTTGGTGGAGTTTAAATGA